In Bos taurus isolate L1 Dominette 01449 registration number 42190680 breed Hereford chromosome 11, ARS-UCD2.0, whole genome shotgun sequence, one DNA window encodes the following:
- the MYCN gene encoding N-myc proto-oncogene protein: MRGAPGNWVGAELALARRKRARTAATRGPPPAPGHPGSPAQNRLRIPGSRRECWRLARAPALHAPHGKEAPPELKRAERKEALIRGPGGEPMPSCTASTMPGMICKNPDLEFDSLQPCFYPDEDDFYFGGPDSTPPGEDIWKKFELLPTPPLSPSRAFPEHSPEPPNWATEMLLPEADLWGNPAEEDAFGLGGLGGLTPNPVILQDCMWSGFSAREKLERAVSEKLQHGRPPAAGPAAPAPGAPSPPGRGHGAAAAGPGRPGAALPAELAHPAAECVDPAVVFPFPVNKREPAPVPASPANAPAAGAAVASGAGSAAPAAAPVVALPRTGGRLASASDHKALSTSGEDTLSDSDDEDEEEEDEEEEIDVVTVEKRRSSSSSKAVTTFTITVRPKSAALGPGRAASGELILKRCVPIHQQHNYAAPSPYVESEEAPPQKKIKSEASPRPLKSVPPPKAKSLSPRNSDSEDSERRRNHNILERQRRNDLRSSFLTLRDHVPELVKNEKAAKVVILKKATEYVHSLQAEEHQLLLEKEKLQARQQQLLKKIEHARTC, translated from the exons ATGCGGGGGGCTCCTGGGAACTGGGTTGGAGCCGAGCTCGCTCTAGCCAGGCGCAAGCGCGCACGGACTGCAGCCACCCGAggaccaccccccgcccctggcCACCCGGGGTCCCCCGCACAGAATCGCCTCCGGATCCCCGGCAGTCGGCGGGAG TGTTGGAGGTTGGCGCGGGCCCCCGCCCTCCACGCCCCCCACGGGAAGGAAGCACCCCCCGAACTAAAAAGAGCGGAGCGGAAAGAAGCCCTCATTCGGGGGCCAGGAGGCGAGCCGATGCCGAGCTGCACCGCGTCCACCATGCCGGGCATGATCTGCAAGAACCCAGACCTCGAGTTTGACTCGCTGCAGCCCTGCTTCTACCCGGACGAAGATGACTTCTACTTCGGCGGCCCCGACTCGACCCCCCCGGGGGAGGACATCTGGAAGAAGTTTGAGCTTTTGCCCACGCCCCCGCTGTCGCCCAGCCGTGCCTTCCCGGAGCACAGCCCCGAGCCCCCGAACTGGGCCACCGAGATGCTGCTGCCCGAGGCCGATCTGTGGGGCAACCCGGCCGAGGAGGACGCGTTCGGCCTGGGGGGTCTGGGCGGTCTCACCCCCAACCCGGTCATCCTCCAGGACTGCATGTGGAGCGGCTTCTCGGCCCGCGAGAAGCTGGAGCGCGCGGTGAGCGAGAAGCTGCAGCACGGCCGGCCGCCCGCCGCGGGGCCCGCAGCCCCGGCCCCGGGCGCCCCCAGCCCCCCGGGCCGCGGCCACGGAGCCGCGGCAGCCGGGCCGGGCCGCCCCGGGGCCGCCCTACCCGCCGAGCTCGCCCACCCGGCCGCCGAGTGCGTGGATCCCGCCGTGGTCTTCCCGTTCCCGGTGAACAAGCGCGAGCCCGCGCCCGTGCCCGCCTCCCCAGCCAATGCCCCGGCGGCAGGCGCCGCGGTCGCTTCGGGGGCCGGCAGTGCAGCCCCGGCGGCCGCCCCGGTAGTCGCCCTTCCGCGCACCGGCGGCCGCCTGGCCAGCGCCAGTGACCACAAGGCCCTCAGCACCTCCGGAGAGGACACCCTGAGCGACTCAG ATGATGAAGACGAGGAGGAGGAAGACGAAGAGGAGGAGATCGATGTGGTGACCGTGGAGAAGCGGCGGTCGTCCTCCAGCAGCAAGGCTGTCACCACCTTCACCATCACCGTTCGTCCCAAGAGCGCAGCCCTGGGCCCCGGGAGGGCTGCGTCAGGGGAGCTGATCCTCAAACGTTGCGTCCCCATCCACCAGCAGCACAACTATGCCGCCCCATCACCCTACGTGGAGAGCGAGGAGGCACCCCCCCAGAAGAAGATCAAGAGCGAAGCCTCCCCACGGCCCCTCAAGAGTGTCCCCCCGCCCAAGGCTAAGAGCTTGAGCCCCCGCAACTCTGACTCGGAGGACAGCGAGCGCCGTCGGAACCACAACATCCTGGAGCGCCAGCGCCGCAATGACCTGCGCTCCAGCTTTCTCACGCTCAGGGACCACGTGCCAGAGCTGGTGAAGAACGAGAAGGCCGCCAAAGTGGTCATTTTGAAAAAGGCCACCGAGTACGTCCACTCCCTCCAGGCCGAGGAGCACCAGCTtctgctggagaaggagaagCTGCAGGCCAGACAGCAGCAGTTGCTAAAGAAAATTGAACACGCTCGGACTTGCTGA